GGCCAGCGAACCGAGCACGACCATACGAAGCCCCCGGAGGGGACGACCCCCGAGGGGAGGACGCGATGAGCTCCCTGCTGCTCCTCACCAACGCCCTCCAGCCCTCCGCTGAGGTGCTGCCCGCGCTCGGGCTGCTGCTGCACAGCGTGCGGGTGGCCCCGGCGGAGGGCCCGGCCCTCGTCGACACCCCCGGGGCCGACGTCATCCTCATCGACGGCCGCCGCGACCTGCCGCAGGTGCGCAGCCTGTGCCAGCTGCTGCGCTCGACGGGGCCCGGCTGCCCGCTGGTCCTGGTGGTGACCGAGGGCGGTCTCGCCGCCGTCACCGCGGACTGGGGCATCGACGACGTCCTGCTGGACACCGCGGGCCCGGCCGAGGTCGAGGCCCGGCTGCGGCTGGCCATGGGCCGACAGCAGATCGCGGGCGACGACTCCCCCATGGAGATCCGCAACGGCGACCTGTCGGTGGACGAGGCGACGTACTCGGCCAAGCTCAAGGGCCGCGTCCTGGACCTCACCTTCAAGGAGTTCGAGCTGCTGAAGTACCTCGCGCAGCACCCGGGCCGCGTCTTCACCCGCGCCCAGCTCCTTCAGGAGGTCTGGGGGTACGACTACTTCGGCGGCACCCGCACGGTCGACGTGCACGTCCGGCGGCTGCGGGCCAAGCTCGGCCCCGAGCACGAGTCGCTGATCGGCACCGTGCGGAACGTCGGCTACCGGTTCGTGACCCCGGAGAAGCCGGACCGGACCGACCGGACCGACCGGACCGACCGGACCGAGCGCGCCGAGCGCGCCGAGCGCGCCGAGAAGCAGGACGGGCCGGAAGGGTCCCGGCGGACGGAGAGGGCGAAACAGGACGAGAAGGGCGAGTCGGCCGACGCCACCGCCAAGGCCGCTTCCGAGGCGTGAGAAGCGGGGGAAACTCCCTGCCCAGGGCCGATCCATCCGCGTAGACTCCGCGCGTGGCCAAGGTGACTCGGGACGATGTGGCGCGGCTGGCGGGGACCTCCACCGCCGTCGTCAGCTACGTCATCAACAACGGACCCCGGCCGGTCGCCCCGGCCACGCGCGAGCGTGTCCTCGCCGCGATCAAGGAGCTGGGGTACCGGCCGGACCGGGTCGCCCAGGCCATGGCCTCGCGGCGGACCGACCTCATAGGCATGATCGTGCCGGACGCGCGCCAGCCGTTCTTCGGCGAGATGACGCACGCGGTCGAACAGGCCGCCGCCGAGCGCGGAAAGATGGTGCTGGTCGGCAACACGGACTACGTCGCCGAGCGCGAGGTCCACTATCTGCGCGCCTTCCTCGGCATGCGGGTCTCCGGGCTGATCCTCGTCAGCCACGCGCTCAACGACCACGCCGCCGCGGAGATCGAGGCGTGGGACGCGCGGGTGGTGCTGCTGCACGAGCGGCCCGAGCTGATAGACGACGTGGCGGTGGTGACGGACGACCTCGGCGGCGCCCGGCTCGCCGTCCAGCACCTGCTGGAGCACGGGCATCCGTACGTCGCCTGCATGGGCGGTACGGCGGAGACGCCGGCGGTGGGCGACCCGGTCTCCGACCACGTGGAGGGCTGGCGGCAGGCGATGGCCGAGGCGGGCGTCTCCACGGAGGGGCGGCTGTTCGAGGCGCCGTACAACCGCTACGACGCGTACCAGGTGGGGCTGGAGCTGCTGGCCGGCCCGCACCGGCCACCGGCGATCTTCTGCTCGACGGACGACCAGGCGATCGGGGTGCTGCGGGCGGCGCGGGAGCTGCGGATCGAGGTGCCGGGGCAGCTGGCGGTGGCGGGGTTCGACGACGTGAAGGAGGCGGCGCTGACGGATCCGCCGCTGACGACGGTCGCGTCGGACCGGTCGGCGATGGCGCGGGCGGCGGTGGACCTCGTCCTGGACGACGGCCTCCGCGTCCCCGGCTCCCACCGCGAACGCCTGAAGCAGTTCCCGTCCCGCCTGGTGAACCGCGCGTCCTGCGGCTGCGTGGCCTGAGGGGCTCCGCTGAGGGGCTCCGCTGAGGGGCTCCGCGCCCCTTGCCCGGGCGCTTCATCTCCGCAGGGCGAAGCCCAGGCCCCTGACGGTGTGGATCAGGAGGGGGGCACCTTCGTGGTGGAGCTTGCGGCGCAGGTACATGACGTAGACGTCGAGCGTGTTGGACGTGGGCTCGAAGGAGAAGCCCCACACCTCGCGCAGCAGGCGGCTGCGGGTGAGGACCTTGCCGGGGTGGCGGAGGAGGTACTCCAGGAGGGCGTACTCCGTCTTCGTCAGCTCCAGCGGGCGGCCGGACCAGGTCACCGTGCGGGTGATGCGGTCCATGGCCAGTTCGTCGAAGGTGAGACGGTCCTCCGCCGGCGGTGCCGGGAGCCGTGGGCAACGGCGCAGCAGCGCCCGTACCCGCGCGAGGAGTTCCTCCGTCGCGAAGGGCTTCATCAGATAGCCGTCGGCCCCGTTGTCGAGGGCGACGATGCGGTCGCCGACGGCGTCGCGCCCGGTGAGCATGAGGATCGGCACGGTGCAGCCGGAGGCCCGTATCCGCCGGGTCGCGGCCAGCCCGTCCAGTACCGGCATGGTGACGTCCATCAGCACGAGGTCGGGCCGTCCGCCGTCACCGTCCCCGTTCACGCGTACGACGGCTTCGCGGCCGTCC
The DNA window shown above is from Streptomyces sp. NBC_00670 and carries:
- a CDS encoding response regulator transcription factor, with the translated sequence MSSLLLLTNALQPSAEVLPALGLLLHSVRVAPAEGPALVDTPGADVILIDGRRDLPQVRSLCQLLRSTGPGCPLVLVVTEGGLAAVTADWGIDDVLLDTAGPAEVEARLRLAMGRQQIAGDDSPMEIRNGDLSVDEATYSAKLKGRVLDLTFKEFELLKYLAQHPGRVFTRAQLLQEVWGYDYFGGTRTVDVHVRRLRAKLGPEHESLIGTVRNVGYRFVTPEKPDRTDRTDRTDRTERAERAERAEKQDGPEGSRRTERAKQDEKGESADATAKAASEA
- a CDS encoding LacI family DNA-binding transcriptional regulator — encoded protein: MAKVTRDDVARLAGTSTAVVSYVINNGPRPVAPATRERVLAAIKELGYRPDRVAQAMASRRTDLIGMIVPDARQPFFGEMTHAVEQAAAERGKMVLVGNTDYVAEREVHYLRAFLGMRVSGLILVSHALNDHAAAEIEAWDARVVLLHERPELIDDVAVVTDDLGGARLAVQHLLEHGHPYVACMGGTAETPAVGDPVSDHVEGWRQAMAEAGVSTEGRLFEAPYNRYDAYQVGLELLAGPHRPPAIFCSTDDQAIGVLRAARELRIEVPGQLAVAGFDDVKEAALTDPPLTTVASDRSAMARAAVDLVLDDGLRVPGSHRERLKQFPSRLVNRASCGCVA
- a CDS encoding response regulator transcription factor, which codes for MARKILLADDDAAVREGLGRVLRFEGYETVLAGDGREAVVRVNGDGDGGRPDLVLMDVTMPVLDGLAATRRIRASGCTVPILMLTGRDAVGDRIVALDNGADGYLMKPFATEELLARVRALLRRCPRLPAPPAEDRLTFDELAMDRITRTVTWSGRPLELTKTEYALLEYLLRHPGKVLTRSRLLREVWGFSFEPTSNTLDVYVMYLRRKLHHEGAPLLIHTVRGLGFALRR